GGAAGGAAATCTGACAGAAATACGATTCAaacgattttatttatttaagttcattttaaattaacgTAAACAACAAACTATTTCCAGTAACTAGTAGTACCGCTACTGTCCACGCCGCCCTCCGGAAACAATGTACCCAAATGAAGTGTTCCactacaacctttttttttttcgtgctgGAAGCGGGAAAGCACGAACTTCTCAGTTAGAAAATGTCTACTCGCTGGGGGTGAAATTTTTAATTAGAGaattcaataacaaaaaataaataaataatttcgaGAGAAGAACTTATGTTGGTGGGTTATGATTGTTCACCGGTGGTGTTAGACTGTAGCACCAAAAAGACATGTTCATGCAGGTGCTTAGCGAGGATGTGAGATCGGGGATCAGTGACTGGAAACACACTCAGGACAGGCGTAGCGGTTGCTGGAGCCATGCAGGACTTCCCTTAGATTCGCCAGCTGTGCTATCGTGAGCGGGACCCTGATTGACTGGAAGCAACAGCAGTTAGTGTAGTCTAGATGTGTTTGTGCCTTTGCTTGAATGCGATTGTATCTTGTACCTCAATAACCctgtcctcctcctctctgtgctgGAGATGACGGGGAACGCGGGAGAGTGGCAGACTGTCCggaagaggagaggagctggTAAAGCAGGGAGGCAGCAGCAGGGTCCGGGGCCGGAGCCCAGTAGACAGTGTGGCCGGCTGCAAGACGAGACTCCGGACAGCCAGAGAATCAAAGAGAGGATCCAGGGAGCTGTGTGAGGCTTGCAATACTCCTTCaacactgtgtttattattctgtGAAGCACGTGGAAAAAAGAGTGTTACTGAAATACTGTAGCATAACAATACCTGCTCTTTATACTTGTATGTGTTTTAGTAATGCAGGTGATTAATGCAGGCTGAAGTAAGCACCTCTGATCACAAGGGCGTCATATTTCTGTGAAGCGGCAGATCATGCTGCGTTAGATGAGAGCGGGTGTCCGAGTGAAACCTGTGTGCAGTTTCAGCAGGCAGAGCACAGGAGTgagttgtgtttctgtttttacagGGTTGAACTGCGGTCTACAGAGTTTTGGGATGCGTGTAAAagtaagtgttcacccccttgtgTGCAGTGCAGTATTGTACATTACAGCGTCCTCTTCTTGACAGCAGGGGCCGCTCAAGTGAGATGCTGCTGATACTAATTGCACAAGCACACGTAACACAATATAACAGCACATCTTACTCACTGAGCTGCTGATTGCAGAACCAGTCTGTGTGGCTAATCTCCTTCCAGCAGACCTGCATGTCACCAAGTGATAATGTGAGAGTCAGGTCTTGTTCTGTTCGATGGCTAATGTTAGGTGATTTATTGAATGGGACGGGGCCACTTACTCATTTTGCATGATCTTTATGTTTTTGAAATCCCTCCGTTATGGTTTCAGAGCTCACTCTGGGCTGTCTAATGAAGAGTCTTCATACTGGAGTAGAGGAGGCAGGGGATATGGGAGCCCCAGCAGGAGACTGTCAGGACTGCAAAGGAGTGAAGTGTCCTGATACCCCAACAGACCCTCCCATTCCTGCAGCAGACTGTGCTGGGCCTTCCCCAGACCATCGCATTCCTGTAGCAGACTGTGCTGGACCCTCACCAGACCCTCCCTTTCCTGCAGCAGACTGTGCTGGACCCTCTCCAGACCCTCCCATTCCTGCAGCAGACTGTGCTGTACCGTGCCCAGCTGGAGCTGCTCTGGACTGTGTGTGTTACGGACTGGGAAGCTTCTCCAGCTGTGCCTCCTCTCGGTACCAGCTCgccctgctgctcctgctgctggaGAGCCTGCAGGTATGGAAgagggggcggggcggggcggggcatGTAGGGGTAGAGAATCGCTTTGTAATAATATCTCATAGTCTCTTAGTGATCCTGAAAGCTTGTTTGTTTAACTCATGGATACAGTTAAAGTAAGCTGGGCACCGTGCTTGCCTGCTCGGGCAGTGTTTGTAATTCTTCTCTCATCAGATTCCTGCAAGTCGGTGCTACTTATACGATCCCATGTTCTCTAAAGCAGAGGTCGGCATCCTTGAGGATTTCGGAATGACAGTGTTGACTGAAAATGAGGTGAGATTGTGTCCAGTAAAAAGAAGGGGGTTGTCTCCTAGTAAGAAAGAGAGGGGTTCTGTCTGAATTCCAGTGTTGTTTTAAACACATCTGTGTGCTCAGGAACAGAGGCCACGAGCACTAACTGTGGAGaatgtactgttattattattacattatttcataaatcagtcGTTCACAAAGGTGGTTATTTCTCAGTTTGATCATGATGATGGTAAATTGTACAATTACTATATATCACTGGGCAATACCTTCCATATTGCACAGTTGTTTTATGTATAAGAGAGTGTAATACTGAGCTATAATGTGCTGAGAGAGTCTGATCAGCACAGCTTGTGGTGGTGTTGTTATCAGGAAGGGAAGCGGCCGGCTCACAGATCCACGCTCTTCTACCTCATCCACTGCGGGAAGGCTCTCTACAACAACCTGCTGTGGAAGAACTGGAGCGTCAGGGGCCTGTCCCAGCTCACTGTCATCGGGAACAGCTTCTGTGGCATCGAAGAGAGGTGACAGCCCAAACCTCCCCGTCCAAACACAGCACCACACTGAGGAACCCCTGTGTGCAGAGTAGTGTCACTTCGCAGGTCCATAGTTACCCCCTGACTTGAACCCCTGTGTATTATCACTATAGTGACCCCACTGAGAAATCTCTGTGCCCAGATAGACCCTGATTCTAGTCTCTACAGGTATGGGATTTCTAACctctttttaaaatctatttcccCAAGGTTGTTAGCGAGAGTTCTGCAAAGAGACTACAAGTACATCTCTGACGTATCCTTTTCTACAACTGTGGGCACATAGCTTCTAGTAGTGCAGCATGCCAGTGTTTCAACACAACCCTTATTCCCTGGTAAGCTCTAATGCTGGAAGGAGCGTTTCACATGTAAGCAATGTGTCCTGCAAGGGTTAACCCAAGTCCAAACAGGACTGGTGGTTTTTACATGTAGAACGCATTCTTCTAGTACTATCTGTGAGTTTCTATTGGAAACAGTGAAGAAACGCAGGTAGCAAGTCCTCCCTTCTCTTAGTGTCAGTTATTGAATCACTGAGCTGGTTTCCATTAGGTCTTTAACAGCTCTGCTCAGATGCTGAGAGTTGTGCGGGAGGTCCCATTCCCCGACAGCCCTCGCTACAGGGAGATCTTCAACGACACCTCCGTTCACTGCTTCCCCGTGGAGAGGCTGCGCGCCCTGCCGCTGGCACTCTGGGACTCCCCGGCAGAGCCAGACTACCAGGAGGACCTGGAGATCATCCGTGTTGGGGAGGGGGGTCACCTCAGGTAGCAGCTCAGCGCACTGCGCTCTGAAGATATTGATCCACTGGTGGATCATCTGGAGTTGCCAGGAGTGCTGTTACTCTGCTAAATCGCCACTAGGTAGCAATCACGAGCTGGTGCTGAAATCCTGCAGAAATCCCCCAGCAAGTGGTGACTACAGGGAGAAGGGAGTTACACTGGTCACAGTGGGTACATGAGAACGCATTCCACTACCAGTTGATATTCCATTGTGTTTGAAGtcaccagcagggactgtttctgctTAGTGAGcgcttgctgacatccgctctggagatcagaggacgcccactgaaccttcagttctcctgagctatgTGGGgacttgctgcggtgaggggggaaaaaaaaataactggactttctaaattggggagaaatgCAGGAatcaaataattgggcactctaaattcaCGTGGGGCTGGACAAGGACTAGGGCTGCTGGAGCAAGGCTTCCCAAGCTGGAGGGCGTCGCGCTGGGTTACCCGAGCACGGAGTGCAGGCTCAGGGCACCACGGAACTTCACGTTGATGTCCAGAGCGCTGTGCAGGAACCGGAGAGCCGGCTGCCACTGCAGTGCCACCTGCAGGATCAGCCCCAGATTGCTCTACGGAGAAGTGGAGCAGCGTGAGATACCTGGGACCCCCTCTGCATGGTGAAACAGTGACACGTTTTCTATGTGATGGCTACACCCCCAGGGTCTCACTCACGTCCAGGGTGGCAGTGTAGAGGTGATCCTCGCCGTGCACAAGGAGCAGGAGGTACCGCACACAATACAGCAGTCGGAGCGCCACCGTCACGCCACCCTCCGAGAACTGATACAGAGCTGGACCTGCCGGGGAAAGAGAGCACAGCTAGGTGAAACACAGCACCCCCCCCCGTATTCGTTGGGGTGGTCGTACCCCAGCACACTCGCTCGCGATGACAGCCCTGCGCTGGGCTCCCACAGCCTGTAATAACACACAAGCATCTGTTGGGTTCACAGTATTTTTAGCTACACAGAACAAATTGAACTGCTGGTATTCCACCCACAATCCTGGTCTGGTTATGAAGCTGTTTTTACATTGCCCGTATTCTACAGTGTAAGCTTGTAAAGGCAGCTTCTTGTATAAAGCGTGTTTGTGAAACCTGGGCGTGCCATATCTGTGCGCGCCGCTCGCTGAGGAAGGTGATCTTGGCGAGGGAGTGCAGGCAGGCGCAGGTGTCATAGTCCAGCGAGCCACACACTTTGTGAAGAGACTCAGAGCCTTCTGCAGCTGCTTGTACCCCTCCTTCACACAGCCTGCACACAAACCCGCACGCTCagccaaaaagaaaaataacttcaTCCATCTCTATCAATGTAGCCATAAATCTGTCTGCTTTGAATATTACAGGCA
The nucleotide sequence above comes from Polyodon spathula isolate WHYD16114869_AA chromosome 58, ASM1765450v1, whole genome shotgun sequence. Encoded proteins:
- the LOC121307700 gene encoding SRR1-like protein; the protein is MTGNAGEWQTVRKRRGAGKAGRQQQGPGPEPSRQCGRLQDETPDSQRIKERIQGAVVELRSTEFWDACKKLTLGCLMKSLHTGVEEAGDMGAPAGDCQDCKGVKCPDTPTDPPIPAADCAGPSPDHRIPVADCAGPSPDPPFPAADCAGPSPDPPIPAADCAVPCPAGAALDCVCYGLGSFSSCASSRYQLALLLLLLESLQIPASRCYLYDPMFSKAEVGILEDFGMTVLTENEEGKRPAHRSTLFYLIHCGKALYNNLLWKNWSVRGLSQLTVIGNSFCGIEERLLARVLQRDYKYISDMLRVVREVPFPDSPRYREIFNDTSVHCFPVERLRALPLALWDSPAEPDYQEDLEIIRVGEGGHLSLRSQTACTSSQCQ